The sequence AAGAAAATTCCATTATAAAATCAAGGACTTACAAGGAAGTCTTATACCCAAACAATTTGGAATATAGGCATAGGAATCAGATCCACCCACATCACAACATTATCTACATGCCAAGCATAACGAGCCAACCCATGGGCAGCCTCATTACCTAATCTATGAACATATTAGACAGAACATAAGTTAAACCTTCTCATAAGATTCTTGGTTTCCTGCATCACATGaaataaaattgagaaagaaGCAATTGTTTCATCTTGAATAGCCTTGATCATCATCAAATAGTCACTCTCAAGTAATAGCTGAGTAATCCCTCTTTCCAAACAGAATTGTAAACCTCTAAGCATTGCAAGAAGCTCCACTGCCTCAAGCTTAGCAACATTTTGTTCTTTCATACtaacaacaaataaaacatcACCATTCTAGTCTCTTAGAATTGCTCACACTCCTTCCTTCTGTTGGTCTGAGAACATGTCGCCATCTACATTGAGTTTAACCAAACCAGAAGGAGGTGGCTGCCATCTGCaataatccttcaaatttgacTGTGGTGACTGCATCTGATCCTGAGCGTATTTCTGCATAGACAAGGCTTGAGCTACAATCTGTTTTAGACTGATAACTACCTTGTCATGCACCATCTTGACATGTCTACACTACCATTTGCTTTATTACACTGCCATGTGGATCGATCCCATATGTTGTCATGCATATCAAGAATTGCACATATGGGATCGATCCATATGCAGTGTAATAAAGCATATGGGATCAATCTAcatttatatatctatcacTATCAGATTCTTTAGAGTTGgcaaataatttttacatgCTCTCCAAGTAAATATTTTCACCTTATGGGACATCTACAGCTTCTATAGACTTTTCCATAAAGGAAACTCTTTGAAAAGAAGtaaattctctatttttttatttttgatcttAAGTGTTATCCGCAATATTtggaaataatattaataaataaatagtaaatattataaGAGTCGCGCTGCGTGGCTACTTCTCTCATCATTATCGAGGATGATCAATTTCGAGTGCCAGGACAAAATGTTACAGGCACTTTCTTCCAAGATATTCTGTGCAGAAGTCCCGGCCCACATGGGGTACATATACTCCTACGTACCTTACACGCAATATAAGTGAGCGAGAGACACTGCACGTGAATTTAATTGGAGGGGCACATGGTGGGGATCAATATCTTCTTTGATGATCATCCCTTTTTTGGCTTTGCATCTTTGATGGTGAAAAACCTTTTTCTTACAGCCGCCAATTATTAATCTGAAATCTGCATTTCTTCAAGCAGATAGAATGCGTGCAGTCTGAGTTGTTAATTTTGTCCATTCAATGGTGAGGTCATTGTTATTGCTGCAATATCCCTCTACCAATCAAGGCATCGAAATCATAAGCGTAAGATAAGGTACTGGGCAATGGGCATCCGGCCTAGTTTGGAAAGTCAGGtattttttgagaatatttcattattatttactattttattattattttttatttactttttattactatttaatattctatcattatttttactgtattatttattattattttttatctactttttattattattcaagattctattattattttttttattattatttacagaatactTAAAAATACCTCGTTACCCAACCGCAAACTAAATGCCAAGCAGCTAGCACATGCAGCATCTCCGGCTAGCTAGCAGCCCAGCACACAAGAAGATGTACTAATGccagaatgaaaagaaaagggaaaacaaaaaaagaaattgtaataAGTCAAGTGCCCACCACTAAAAAAATGGGCTTAGAAAGTTGGAAAGATAGAGGAGATCCAAGGTCCCCTActaaaatatatacatgcatactaGCTAGacaagtttgaaaaataataatatgccTAGTAAATATGATtagtaaagaaagaaagaggttCTTATACttaagtgtgtgtatatatatatatatatatgtgtgtgtgtgtgtgtgtatgggTATAAGTACTGGTTTGCAGTTGTGATACTTGCAACACCATGCCCATTCATTGCCATATTTCGATGGCTAATTCCCATATTCACAGCTTGTACTTGTGCCTTATCATTTTCTCTATCTCCCACCACCTAGCCTCCACCTTGGGAGAATCTAACAACTATATCATTCACATGGACTTGTCTTTCATGCCTAAAGCCTTTTCTGCCCACCATAACTGGTACTTGTCCACTGTTGCCTCTGTATTGGAAAATTCTGATCTTAGCACCGATGATGTCACAAGTACTACCGCCTCCTCTTCTAAGCTTATCTATAGCTATACCCATGTTATGAATGGTTTCTCTGCAAGTCTTTCTCTATCTGAGCTTGAGGCCTTGAAAAGATCTCCAGGTTTTGTTTCTTCAATCCGGGACTTGCCTGTTAGAGCTGACACAACTCATTCTTCCCAATTTCTTGGCCTTAACTCCAACTCAGGTGCATGGCCAGTGTCAAACTATGGCCAGGATGTCATAATTGGGGTGGTGGATTCAGGGGTTTGGCCAGAGAGCCCAAGCTTTAATGACAATGGCATGTCAGAAATTCCATCGAGGTGGAAAGGAGAATGTGCAGGTGGCTCTGAGTTCAACTCTTCTTTGTGTAATAAGAAGCTCATTGGAGCTCGGTTCTTTAACAAAGGTCTGATTGCCGAATATCCGAATGTGACCAAAACAATTGTGAACTCCACGCGAGATTCAGAAGGACATGGGACACACACGTCGAGCACAGCTGCTGGAAACTATGTTGAAGGTGCATCCTTCTTTGGCTATGCCCCAGGAACCGCTAGCGGCATGGCTCCCCGGGCAAGGGTGGCCATGTACAAGGCTCTCTGGGAAAACGGCTCCGTCACATCCGACATTATTGCTGCCATTGATCAAGCATTTATGGACGGTGTGGATGTCATATCATTATCTTTTGGTTTGGATGGGGTTCCTTTGTACGAGGACCCCATCGCCATAGCTACATTTGCAGCCTTGGAGAAGGGCGTTTTCGTTTCCACATCGGCAGGAAATGAGGGACCATTCATTGGGACCCTACACAATGGCACGCCATGGGTTCTAACTGTTGCTGCTGGTAACATAGACCGTGACTTTGGCGGAGTCATTACTCTTGGCAATGGAGTTTCAATAGAGGGGTCGTCTCTCTTTCCTGGGAATTCATCTTTCAGCCTTCGCCCAATTGTTTTTATGAATGGCTGTGCTAActtgaagaaattgaagaaagtTCGGAACAAGATTGTTGTGTGCGAAGAAAAGAATGGATCCTTGCCTTTTCAAGTTAAGAATGTTAGAGGAGCAAAAGTTGCAGCCGGTGTCTTTATAACTAATGATACTGACTTGGAGTTATTCATCGAGAGCACCTTTCCAGCAGTTTTCTTGAATCCAAAGAAGGGAGAAACTGTCAAAGACTACATCAAGATCAACTCCAAGGCAAAAGCAAAGTTGGAGTTTCAAAAGACTATCCTCGGCACAAAACCAGCACCAAGTCTTACTGGCTATAGTTCTAGAGGACCATCTCCGAGCTGCCCATTTGTCTTGAAACCCGACTTAATGGCTCCTGGTGATTTAATCTTAGCTGCATGGCCCCAAAATGTCGCAGCGGCCCTGGTGGACGACCACGAACTATTTAGTAACTTTGTTCTGTTGTCCGGAACATCAATGGCATGCCCACATGCAGCAGGAGTGGCTGCACTTTTGAAAGGAACACACCCTGAATGGAGCCCCGCAGCCATCAGGTCAGCCCTGATGACCACATCGGACACTTTGGACAACACACTCGGCCCCATCAAAGACAATGGCGGTAATAACAATACGGTGGCT comes from Juglans microcarpa x Juglans regia isolate MS1-56 chromosome 8S, Jm3101_v1.0, whole genome shotgun sequence and encodes:
- the LOC121244985 gene encoding subtilisin-like protease SBT3; this translates as MPIHCHISMANSHIHSLYLCLIIFSISHHLASTLGESNNYIIHMDLSFMPKAFSAHHNWYLSTVASVLENSDLSTDDVTSTTASSSKLIYSYTHVMNGFSASLSLSELEALKRSPGFVSSIRDLPVRADTTHSSQFLGLNSNSGAWPVSNYGQDVIIGVVDSGVWPESPSFNDNGMSEIPSRWKGECAGGSEFNSSLCNKKLIGARFFNKGLIAEYPNVTKTIVNSTRDSEGHGTHTSSTAAGNYVEGASFFGYAPGTASGMAPRARVAMYKALWENGSVTSDIIAAIDQAFMDGVDVISLSFGLDGVPLYEDPIAIATFAALEKGVFVSTSAGNEGPFIGTLHNGTPWVLTVAAGNIDRDFGGVITLGNGVSIEGSSLFPGNSSFSLRPIVFMNGCANLKKLKKVRNKIVVCEEKNGSLPFQVKNVRGAKVAAGVFITNDTDLELFIESTFPAVFLNPKKGETVKDYIKINSKAKAKLEFQKTILGTKPAPSLTGYSSRGPSPSCPFVLKPDLMAPGDLILAAWPQNVAAALVDDHELFSNFVLLSGTSMACPHAAGVAALLKGTHPEWSPAAIRSALMTTSDTLDNTLGPIKDNGGNNNTVATPLAMGAGHINPNKAINPGLIYDVKLNDYVNLLCALNYSMKQIKIITKSASYKCSSTTSSLDLNYPSFIAFFNANDSNSDATTVQEFHRTVTNVGEGQSIYVASITPIKGIQVSVKPDKLVFKEKNEKQSFKLAIKGPRLLKEEIVFGYLSWVHTAGKYIVKSPIVATRVSSEFVS